Proteins encoded within one genomic window of Festucalex cinctus isolate MCC-2025b chromosome 18, RoL_Fcin_1.0, whole genome shotgun sequence:
- the sptbn2 gene encoding spectrin family protein isoform X4 — protein MSTISPTDFDSLEIQQQYNDINNRWDLAAETEWDNENSSARLFERSRIKALADEREAVQKKTFTKWVNSHLGRVTCRIGDLYTDLRDGRMLIRLLEVLSGEQLPKPTKGRMRIHCLENVDKALQFLKEQKVHLENMGSHDIVDGNHRLILGLIWTIILRFQIQDISVETEDNKEKKSAKDALLLWCQMKTAGYPNVNIHNFTTSWRDGLAFNAIVHKHRPDLIEFDTLKRSNAHYNLQNAFNVAEKEMGLTKLLDPEDVNVDQPDEKSIITYVATYYHYFSKMKALAVEGKRIGKVLDYAIEADQLIDKYETLASELLEWIEQTIVTLNDRQLANSLSAVQNQLQAFNSYRTVEKPPKFTEKGNLEVLLFTIQSKMRANNQKVYTPREGKLISDINKAWERLEKAEHERELALRNELIRQEKLEMLAARFDRKAAMRETWLSENQRLVSQDNFGTDLGAVEAATRKHEAIETDIGAYWERVAAVEAVAKELEAEAYHDVRRVLARRDNVLRLWEYLKELLAARRERLNAHRDLQRLFEEMRYIMDWMADMKSRLQSQDSGKHLHDVLDLLQKHTLVEADISAQAERIKAVQGAANRFTSHDQAYKPCEPGLVSEKVDQLGQAYEELGRLAGQRRERLEDSRRLWQFLWDLGEEAAWIREQEQILTSGECGRDLTSALHLLSKHEAFRDEMAARYGPLSNSIAAGEALVKEGHFGATEVTENIQDIRAQWAHLEETTKLREQKLKDSVALHQFLTDANDMDAWLMETLRQVSSQDVGHDEFSTQTLARKQREIEEEIKSHQPLIESLHEQNQALPQTYAHLPEVEGRLPAIEQCYKELQSLSVSRRQALEGALALYRMFSEAGACQLWVEEKEKWLHGMEIPTKLEDLEVVQQRFETLEPEMNNIGTSVTDVNKVAQQLLTSDNCNKDQIHQTRDHLNNRWKEFQKLAGQKKQGLESALNIQNYHLECNELQTWMKEKTKVIESTQSLGNDLTGVMALQRKLTGMERDLEAIQGKLDDMREEAGKLAKEHPDQAGEIQDRLAGIQEVWEELNSTMKRREESLGEASKLQGFLRDLDDFQSWLSRTQTAVASEDIPTSLPEAESLLAHHENIKNEVDNYRDDYEKMRVVGEEVTQGQTDAQHMFLAQRLQALDTGWHELRQMWENRHSLLAQAFDFQTFLRDAKQAEAFLNSQEYVLSHTEMPTSLQGADEAIKKYEDFLTTTEASEEKITGVVEAGRRLINDGNANSDKIQEKVDSIQERHLKNKKAANELLAKLKDNRELQHFLQDGQELTLWINEKMLTAQDMSYDEARNLHSKWQKHQAFMAELASNKDWLDKIDKEGQALVAEKPELKPVVQQTLEDLQRQWEELEGTTRTKAQCLFDANRAELFTQSCCALDGWVKNLEGQLHSDDYGKDLTSVNILLKKHQMLEHQMEVREKEVQSLQSQALALSQEDAGLAEVDGQQRRVTDSFSSLREPLQLRRQRLLASKEAHQFNRDLEDEILWVKERMPLATSTDHGKDLPTVQLLIKKNQTLQKEIQGHQPRIDDIHKRGKTQSQVDGERQSVLEERLVELKELWDQLIGETDKRHARLVEANRAQQFYADAAEAEAWMGEQELHMMSEEKAKDEQSALVMVKKHQTLEQALEDYAQTIHQLANSSRLMVTSEHPESDRITLRQAQVDKLYAGLKDLAEERRGRLQERLRLTQLKREVDDLEQWIAEREVVAGSHELGQDYEHVTMLRDKFREFARDTSTIGQERVDGVNGLADDLIESGHPENASVAEWKDGLNEAWADLLELIDTRTQMLAASYELHRFHQDAMEVLGRVREKREALPSDLGRDLNTVQHLHRQHNTFENDIQALSGQVNQVQDDAARLQKAYAGEKADDINRSEHAVSSAWEGLLKAGESRRVLLLDTVEKFRFFNMVRDLMLWMDGVNLQIDAHDSPRDVSSAGLVIANHQDIKSEIETRADSFTACIDMGNTLIKNNHYATDEIREKLAQLQEKREKINKKWQDKMDYLQIMLEVLQFGRDASVAESWLAGQEPLVRTADLGSNVDEVESLIKRHEAFEKLAASWEERFVQLEKLTTLEEQEIQRRREEEERAQRPPTPAPVEEVVQSEAESQVHDSAARTSLDQTTLNQSVSVNGVHSDNDTSQGSESENGPGRDSGLASSRLEPSATLPGRGGADADPDTMEGVLCRKQEMESHSKKAATRSWQNVYCVLRKGSLGFYKDGKSATHGIPYHGEVPISLGEAVCEIAHDYKKRKHVFKLRLGDGKEYLFQAKDEAEMSSWIRSILSSIPSASGDSPGGPRVLNRAMTMPPISPISPGSVDTGGVTMRNKDGKDKDREKRFSFFGKKK, from the exons ACCCGACCTGATTGAATTTGACACCCTGAAAAGGTCCAACGCGCACTACAATCTCCAGAATGCTTTCAATGTGGCCGAGAAGGAGATGGGCCTTACTAAGCTGCTGGATCCAGAAG aTGTTAATGTTGATCAGCCGGATGAGAAGTCCATCATTACTTATGTGGCGACCTACTACCATTACTTCTCAAAGATGAAAGCGCTAGCAGTGGAGGGCAAACGTATTGGCAAG GTTCTTGACTATGCCATTGAGGCTGATCAGCTGATTGACAAGTATGAGACCTTGGCCTCAGAGCTGCTGGAGTGGATTGAGCAGACAATAGTGACTCTGAATGATCGGCAGCTAGCTAACTCACTCAGCGCTGTACAGAATCAGCTCCAGGCTTTTAATTCTTATCGCACTGTGGAGAAACCTCCCAA ATTCACAGAGAAAGGAAACTTGGAGGTCCTGCTATTTACAATCCAGAGCAAAATGAGAGCAAACAACCAGAAAGTTTACACACCAAGAGAGGGAAAACTCATCTCTGACATCAATAAG GCGTGGGAACGACTTGAAAAGGCGGAACATGAACGTGAGTTGGCCCTCAGGAATGAACTGATTCGCCAAGAAAAGCTGGAGATGCTTGCGGCACGTTTTGACCGCAAAGCTGCTATGCGAGAAACATGGCTGAGTGAGAATCAGCGCTTGGTGTCTCAG GACAATTTTGGAACTGACCTGGGAGCAGTGGAAGCTGCAACTCGTAAACATGAGGCAATTGAGACAGACATTGGTGCATATTGGGAGCGCGTGGCTGCTGTTGAGGCTGTTGCGAAAGAGCTGGAGGCAGAGGCATACCACGATGTGCGACGTGTGCTCGCGAGAAGGGACAATGTGCTTCGACTCTGGGAATACCTCAAGGAGCTGCTAGCTGCACGCAGAGAGCGGCTGAATGCTCATCGAGACCTACAGAGGCTGTTTGAAGAGATGCGTTATATCATGGACTGGATGGCTGACATGAAG AGTCGTCTACAGTCCCAAGACAGTGGCAAACATTTGCATGATGTTTTGGACTTACTTCAGAAACATACTCTAGTCGAGGCGGATATTTCAGCACAGGCAGAGAGAATCAAAGCAGTGCAGGGAGCTGCAAACCGCTTTACTTCTCATGACCAAG CCTATAAACCATGTGAGCCAGGGCTAGTGAGTGAAAAGGTCGACCAGCTGGGTCAAGCTTATGAGGAGCTCGGGCGGCTTGCTGGACAACGCAGAGAACGCCTCGAGGACTCCCGTCGTCTGTGGCAGTTCCTGTGGGACTTGGGAGAGGAGGCAGCCTGGATCAGAGAGCAAGAGCAGATCCTGACCAGCGGCGAGTGTGGCAGGGACCTGACTTCCGCCCTTCACCTGCTCAGTAAACACGAGGCTTTCAGGGATGAGATGGCGGCACGCTATGGCCCGCTGAGTAATAGCATTGCTGCAGGGGAAGCTTTGGTGAAGGAGGGACATTTTGGAGCCACAGAGGTCACGGAGAATATTCAAGACATTCGTGCACAGTGGGCACATCTGGAGGAG ACAACAAAACTGAGAGAACAGAAGCTAAAAGACTCGGTGGCTCTGCATCAGTTCCTAACGGATGCTAACGACATGGATGCTTGGCTGATGGAAACTCTACGGCAAGTTTCGAGTCAGGATGTGGGCCATGACGAGTTCTCCACCCAAACTCTTGCTCGCAAGCAGAGGGAAATCGAGGAGGAAATCAAGAGCCACCAACCCCTCATTGAATCCCTGCATGAGCAGAACCAAGCACTGCCGCAAACCTATGCTCATCTCCCGGAG GTGGAGGGCCGGCTCCCTGCTATTGAGCAATGCTATAAAGAGCTACAATCCTTGTCAGTTTCTCGGCGTCAGGCCCTGGAAGGTGCTTTAGCACTTTATCGTATGTTTAGTGAGGCGGGTGCCTGCCAACTCTGGGTGGAAGAAAAAGAGAAGTGGTTACATGGCATGGAGATCCCGACCAAACTTGAAGACTTGGAGGTGGTGCAGCAGAG ATTTGAGACACTGGAACCAGAAATGAACAACATAGGGACCAGTGTCACCGACGTGAACAAGGTGGCTCAGCAGCTGCTGACTTCGGACAACTGTAACAAAGACCAAATCCACCAGACACGCGACCATCTGAACAACAG GTGGAAAGAATTCCAGAAACTGGCTGGTCAAAAGAAACAAGGCCTGGAGTCAGCCCTCAATATCCAAAATTACCACCTGGAATGTAATGAGCTCCAAACatggatgaaagaaaagaccaaAGTGATAGAATCAACTCAGAGCTTGGGAAATGATCTGACTGGAGTGATGGCATTGCAGCGCAAACTCACAGGCATGGAGAGAGACCTAGAAGCTATTCAG GGGAAGTTAGATGATATGAGAGAGGAGGCAGGAAAACTGGCCAAGGAACATCCAGATCAAGCAGGGGAGATTCAAGATCGCCTGGCAGGGATACAGGAAGTGTGGGAGGAGCTGAACTCCACCATGAAACGGCGTGAAGAGTCACTGGGTGAGGCCAGCAAGCTGCAAGGCTTCCTCAGGGATCTCGATGACTTCCAGTCGTGGCTATCCCGCACCCAAACAGCCGTGGCCTCTGAGGACATTCCCACCTCCCTGCCTGAGGCCGAGAGTTTGCTAGCCCACCACGAAAATATCAAAAACGAGGTGGACAACTATAGGGACGACTATGAGAAGATGCGAGTGGTCGGCGAGGAGGTGACTCAAGGTCAAACAGATGCCCAGCACATGTTCTTGGCTCAAAGGCTGCAGGCGCTGGATACTGGCTGGCATGAGCTGCGCCAAATGTGGGAGAACCGCCACAGTCTTTTGGCCCAAGCATTCGACTTCCAGACATTCTTAAGAGATGCAAAGCAGGCGGAGGCCTTCCTCAACAGCCAG GAGTATGTATTATCCCACACAGAGATGCCGACAAGCCTTCAGGGAGCGGACGAGGCcattaaaaaatatgaagatTTCCTCACCACCACAGAGGCCAGCGAGGAGAAGATAACTGGCGTTGTGGAGGCTGGAAGGCGCCTCATTAACGACGGCAATGCAAACTCTGACAAGATCCAAGAGAAAGTGGATTCTATTCAGGAAAG ACATCTCAAGAATAAGAAGGCTGCCAATGAATTGCTGGCAAAACTTAAGGATAACCGCGAACTGCAACACTTCCTCCAAGATGGACAGGAG cTCACATTGTGGATTAATGAGAAGATGCTGACGGCTCAGGACATGTCATATGACGAGGCTCGAAATCttcacagcaagtggcaaaaacaTCAGGCTTTCATGGCAGAGCTGGCCTCTAACAAAGACTGGCTAGACAAAATTGATAAG GAGGGCCAGGCCCTTGTGGCAGAGAAGCCAGAGTTGAAACCTGTTGTTCAGCAAACCCTGGAGGACCTGCAGCGTCAGTGGGAGGAGTTAGAGGGCACCACCCGCACCAAAGCCCAGTGCTTGTTTGATGCCAATCGGGCAGAGCTGTTTACACAAAGCTGCTGTGCTCTGGATGGTTGGGTGAAGAACCTCGAGGGTCAGCTGCATAGTGACGATTATGGCAAGGATTTGACCAGTGTCAACATCCTGCTCAAGAAGCATCAG ATGTTGGAACACCAGATGGAGGTCAGGGAGAAAGAGGTGCAGTCACTGCAGTCTCAAGCCTTGGCTTTGTCTCAGGAAGATGCTGGACTTGCTGAGGTAGATGGTCAACAAAGGCGCGTCACCGACAGCTTTTCGAGCCTTCGGGAGCCTCTTCAACTGAGGAGACAGCGACTACTTGCCTCTAAAGAGGCACACCAGTTCAACAGAGACTTGGAAGATGAAATA TTGTGGGTGAAAGAACGGATGCCCTTGGCGACCTCCACAGACCATGGAAAGGATCTTCCTACAGTGCAGCTTCTCATCAAGAAGAACCAA ACGTTGCAAAAGGAGATCCAAGGACATCAACCCCGCATTGATGACATCCACAAACGAGGAAAGACTCAAAGCCAGGTAGACGGGGAGCGGCAGTCTGTTCTCGAGGAGCGGCTCGTTGAGCTGAAAGAGCTTTGGGACCAGCTGATTGGCGAGACCGACAAACGCCACGCTCGTCTGGTAGAGGCCAATCGAGCCCAGCAGTTCTACGCCGATGCGGCGGAGGCGGAGGCCTGGATGGGAGAGCAGGAGTTGCACATGATGTCGGAAGAAAAGGCTAAG GATGAGCAGAGCGCACTAGTGATGGTTAAAAAGCACCAGACTCTGGAACAGGCGCTTGAAGACTACGCCCAGACCATTCACCAGTTGGCCAACAGCAGCCGATTAATGGTCACCAGTGAGCATCCAGAGAG CGACAGGATCACATTACGACAAGCACAAGTGGACAAGTTGTACGCGGGGTTGAAAGACCTCGCAGAGGAGCGCCGTGGGAGGCTTCAGGAGAGACTTCGTCTGACCCAGTTAAAGAGAGaggtggatgatttggaacagtgGATCGCAGAAAGGGAGGTGGTTGCCGGCTCCCATGAACTAGGACAGGACTATGAGCATGTCACA ATGCTGAGGGACAAGTTCCGTGAGTTTGCTCGTGACACTAGCACAATTGGCCAAGAGCGTGTAGATGGCGTAAACGGACTGGCGGATGACCTCATCGAGTCCGGTCACCCGGAGAACGCCAGCGTCGCCGAGTGGAAGGACGGCCTGAACGAGGCCTGGGCCGACCTGCTGGAactgattgacacgcgcacgcagATGTTAGCAGCCTCCTACGAACTGCACCGCTTCCATCAGGATGCCATGGAGGTTCTCGGACGAGTGAGGGAGAAGCGGGAGGCGCTACCGTCTGACCTTGGCCGGGATCTGAACACTGTCCAGCACCTACATAGACAGCACAATACTTTTGAAAATGACATTCAGGCCCTCAGTGGACAG GTGAACCAGGTGCAAGACGATGCCGCACGGCTGCAAAAGGCGTATGCTGGAGAGAAAGCTGACGACATTAACCGGAGTGAACATGCTGTTAGCTCTGCCTGGGAGGGTCTTCTCAAGGCTGGCGAATCCCGCAGGGTGCTCCTCCTAGACACCGTGGAAAAGTTCCGCTTCTTCAACATGGTCCGAGATCTCATGCTCTGGATGGATGGGGTCAACCTGCAGATTGATGCACATGACAGCCCAAG GGACGTCTCTTCTGCAGGCCTGGTCATCGCCAATCATCAAGACATCAAGTCGGAGATCGAGACCCGAGCGGACAGCTTCACAGCCTGTATCGACATGGGGAACACGCTCATCAAGAATAATCACTATGCCACGGATGAG ATCCGGGAAAAGCTCGCTCAGTTacaagaaaagagagagaagatTAATAAAAAGTGGCAGGACAAGATGGACTATTTACAAATTA TGCTAGAAGTATTGCAGTTTGGACGTGATGCCTCTGTCGCTGAGTCTTGGTTGGCTGGGCAAGAACCTCTTGTGCGGACAGCAGACCTCGGCTCCAATGTGGACGAGGTGGAAAGTCTCATAAAACGCCACGAGGCCTTCGAGAAACTTGCTGCTTCCTGGGAAGAGCGTTTTGTCCAGTTGGAGAAACTTACTACG TTGGAGGAGCAGGAAATTCAGAGGAGgcgagaggaagaggagagggCACAACGGCCCCCCACACCGGCCCCGGTGGAGGAAGTGGTGCAGTCGGAGGCGGAAAGTCAAGTGCACGACTCTGCTGCCAG AACCAGTCTAGATCAGACAACGCTGAATCAGTCGGTGTCTGTGAATGGAGTGCACAGTGACAACGACACATCACAG GGCTCAGAATCGGAAAACGGACCGGGTCGGGACAGCGGCTTGGCGTCCTCGCGCCTGGAGCCGTCGGCCACGTTACCGGGCCGAGGCGGAGCCGACGCTGACCCGGACACCATGGAGGGCGTACTTTGTCGGAAGCAAGAGATGGAGTCGCACAGCAAGAAGGCAGCTACTAg GTCATGGCAGAATGTGTACTGTGTCCTACGAaaaggaagtctgggtttctaCAAAGATGGCAAAAGTGCTACTCATGGCATTCCATACCACGGAGAGGTTCCCATCAGCCTCGGAGAGGCCGTTTGCGAGATCGCACATGACTATAAGAAGAGGAAACATGTATTCAAGCTCCG GCTTGGAGATGGAAAAGAGTATCTGTTCCAAGCAAAGGATGAG GCGGAAATGAGCTCCTGGATCCGCTCCATCCTCAGTTCCATTCCATCGGCATCGGGAGACTCGCCCGGAGGTCCGCGGGTTCTCAACCGCGCCATGACCATGCCCCCCATCTCGCCCATCTCCCCCGGCTCCGTCGACACCGGAGGCGTGACCATGCGCAACAAAGACGGGAAAGATAAGGACCGGGAGAAGAGGTTCAGCTTCTTCGGCAAGAAGAAATAG